A stretch of the Stigmatella aurantiaca genome encodes the following:
- the xseA gene encoding exodeoxyribonuclease VII large subunit — MKRRRGAAGDGPPEEAGQGDLFGGVLAPLPVQAPASKEPAAQATLPGKTPASAKPPELAAEASTLLPSLPGAPPRAARSVLSVGELTRQLKETIESRYPRVIVRGEVSGFRGANARGHLYFSLKDVEASIDAKLWASQAARMRFALRDGLEVVAEGSVDVYAPQGRYSLIVQKLEPVGEGALALAFEQLKERLAAEGLIGSRRIRPPRPLPFLPRRIGVVTSRTGAALQDFLRVLSSRHPRMSVLVCDARVQGEGSAAEVARAIARLGRTDVDVIVVTRGGGSVEDLWTFNEEAVARAIHASPVPVVSAIGHEIDFTISDFVADYRAPTPSAAAERLAPVLSDLELTLDTHAARLRQAAERRLLELRERQGHLAGRLVDPRRRLGQERLHLSEQLEEMMRALRPALRMKREGLRGLQERLQRARPQARLGEQRAHLLQLSARLQEALRQGVASRRAELAKGRLGLERSSPTLRVAAERARVAAGRARLLALQAQALSESQARFQRLAAQLDALSPLKVMSRGYAVTFRKSDGAVVRSISDVQPGTLLGIKFANNGARTLGSCEEVEATVTAVKGPTDC; from the coding sequence ATGAAGCGGCGCCGGGGTGCGGCGGGAGACGGGCCTCCCGAGGAGGCGGGGCAGGGGGATCTGTTCGGGGGCGTCCTCGCGCCCTTGCCCGTGCAGGCTCCCGCCAGCAAGGAGCCCGCGGCCCAGGCGACGCTCCCGGGGAAGACTCCTGCGTCCGCGAAGCCTCCGGAGCTTGCGGCCGAGGCGTCCACGCTCCTGCCCTCGCTGCCCGGGGCCCCGCCTCGTGCCGCGCGGTCCGTGCTGTCGGTGGGCGAGCTCACGCGCCAGCTCAAGGAGACCATCGAGTCGCGCTACCCGCGGGTCATCGTCCGGGGAGAAGTCTCCGGCTTCCGGGGCGCCAATGCGCGGGGCCACCTCTACTTCTCCTTGAAGGACGTGGAGGCCTCCATCGATGCCAAGCTGTGGGCCTCGCAGGCCGCCCGGATGCGCTTTGCCCTCCGGGATGGCCTGGAGGTGGTGGCCGAGGGCAGCGTGGATGTGTACGCGCCCCAGGGCCGCTACAGCCTCATCGTCCAGAAGCTGGAGCCGGTGGGGGAGGGTGCGCTCGCGCTGGCCTTCGAGCAGCTCAAGGAGCGCCTGGCGGCAGAGGGGCTCATCGGCAGCCGCCGCATCCGTCCGCCCCGCCCGCTGCCTTTCCTGCCCCGGCGCATCGGCGTGGTGACGAGCCGCACGGGCGCGGCGCTCCAGGACTTCCTGCGCGTGCTGTCCTCGCGCCACCCGCGCATGAGCGTGCTGGTGTGTGATGCGCGCGTGCAGGGCGAGGGCTCCGCGGCGGAGGTGGCCCGGGCCATCGCGCGCCTGGGCCGCACGGACGTGGACGTCATCGTCGTCACCCGCGGCGGAGGCTCGGTCGAGGACCTCTGGACGTTCAACGAGGAGGCCGTGGCGCGGGCCATTCACGCCTCGCCGGTGCCGGTGGTGTCGGCCATCGGGCACGAGATCGACTTCACCATCTCGGACTTCGTGGCGGACTACCGGGCGCCCACGCCGAGCGCCGCGGCGGAGCGGCTGGCCCCGGTGCTCAGCGATCTGGAGCTGACGCTGGACACCCATGCCGCGCGCCTGCGCCAGGCGGCGGAGCGGAGGTTGCTGGAGCTGCGCGAGCGCCAGGGGCACCTGGCCGGGCGGCTGGTGGACCCCCGCCGGCGCCTGGGCCAGGAGCGCCTGCACCTGTCCGAGCAGCTCGAGGAGATGATGCGCGCCCTGCGCCCCGCGCTGCGCATGAAGCGCGAGGGGCTCCGGGGGCTGCAAGAGCGGCTCCAGCGGGCCCGCCCCCAGGCCCGGCTGGGCGAACAGCGGGCCCACCTGCTGCAACTGTCGGCCCGGCTCCAGGAGGCGCTGCGGCAGGGCGTGGCCTCCCGGCGGGCGGAGCTGGCCAAGGGACGGCTGGGGCTGGAGCGGTCCTCGCCCACCCTGCGGGTGGCCGCGGAGCGCGCCCGGGTGGCCGCCGGCAGGGCCCGCCTGCTTGCCCTCCAGGCCCAGGCGCTCTCCGAGTCCCAGGCCCGCTTCCAGCGGCTGGCGGCGCAGCTCGACGCGCTGAGCCCGCTGAAGGTCATGTCCCGGGGCTATGCCGTCACCTTCCGGAAGAGCGATGGGGCGGTGGTGCGTTCCATCTCCGATGTGCAGCCGGGCACGCTGCTGGGCATCAAGTTCGCCAACAACGGCGCCCGGACGCTCGGCAGTTGCGAGGAAGTCGAAGCCACCGTCACCGCCGTGAAGGGGCCCACGGACTGCTGA
- the xseB gene encoding exodeoxyribonuclease VII small subunit: MAKSKVVEEPAPEQYGDVVSRLEEMVVKLEGGSLSLEESLKAFEEGIRLVRRGEKLLNEAEQRIEQLLVDEEGRDTVAPLAAAARPVSAAVPKSSAAKSPPEDDVPF, translated from the coding sequence GTGGCGAAGTCAAAGGTGGTGGAGGAGCCAGCACCGGAGCAGTACGGGGATGTGGTGTCCCGGCTGGAAGAGATGGTGGTGAAGCTGGAGGGCGGCTCGCTGTCGCTGGAGGAGTCCCTCAAGGCCTTCGAGGAGGGCATCCGCCTGGTGCGCCGGGGCGAGAAGCTCCTCAACGAGGCGGAGCAGCGCATCGAGCAGCTCCTGGTGGACGAGGAGGGGCGGGACACCGTCGCCCCCCTGGCCGCCGCCGCCCGTCCCGTCTCCGCGGCGGTCCCCAAGTCCTCCGCGGCGAAGAGTCCCCCCGAAGACGATGTTCCGTTTTGA
- a CDS encoding polyprenyl synthetase family protein: MSTFDLESFLATQQARVEALLKARADRLEPAGTPPRLAESMRYSLLAGGKRLRPVLCLTFAEATSRQSTTLGPVEDAACAVEYIHTYSLVHDDLPSMDNDDLRRGRPTNHKVYGEGLALLAGDALLTEAFTLLGSGPEAVRGLLCGELAQAAGAAGMVGGQVLDVAEDRPAHLDYLTRLHRMKTGALLRASCRMGVLGAGGSADALARATTYGDAIGLAFQIADDILDVTATAETMGKPVGADSAAGRFTFPAVVGMEASRKMAADKVAEAVAAVEPLEGAGGPLAALARYVVERRS, translated from the coding sequence ATGAGCACCTTTGACCTGGAGTCCTTTCTCGCCACCCAGCAGGCTCGCGTCGAGGCCTTGTTGAAGGCCCGCGCCGACCGGCTGGAGCCCGCGGGAACGCCCCCGCGCCTGGCGGAGTCGATGCGCTACTCGCTGCTGGCGGGCGGCAAGCGCCTGCGGCCGGTGCTGTGCCTGACGTTCGCCGAGGCCACCTCCCGGCAGAGCACCACGCTGGGCCCGGTCGAGGACGCGGCGTGCGCCGTGGAGTACATCCACACCTACTCGCTGGTGCATGACGACCTGCCGTCCATGGACAACGACGACCTGCGCCGGGGCCGCCCCACCAACCACAAGGTGTATGGCGAGGGGCTGGCGCTGCTCGCGGGCGATGCGCTCCTCACGGAGGCCTTCACGCTGCTGGGCTCGGGGCCGGAGGCGGTTCGCGGGCTGCTGTGCGGCGAGCTGGCCCAGGCCGCGGGCGCGGCGGGCATGGTGGGCGGACAGGTGCTGGATGTGGCCGAGGACCGGCCCGCGCACCTGGACTACCTCACGCGCCTGCACCGGATGAAGACCGGGGCGCTGCTGCGCGCCTCCTGCCGCATGGGCGTGCTGGGCGCAGGGGGCAGCGCGGATGCGCTCGCCCGGGCGACCACCTATGGCGATGCCATCGGCCTGGCCTTCCAGATCGCCGACGACATCCTGGACGTGACGGCGACCGCCGAGACGATGGGCAAGCCCGTGGGGGCGGACTCGGCCGCGGGCCGCTTCACCTTCCCGGCGGTGGTGGGCATGGAGGCGTCCCGGAAGATGGCCGCGGACAAGGTGGCCGAGGCCGTGGCCGCCGTGGAGCCGCTGGAAGGGGCGGGGGGGCCGCTGGCGGCGCTCGCCCGCTACGTGGTGGAGCGGAGGTCGTGA
- a CDS encoding response regulator, with the protein MEKPSTENPRIIIVDDDRDTRELLSMALEVEGFDVSSAANGLRLISSLQLRRPHLILLDVNMSWIDGFELCKAVKKNESFRDIPVVFISGRGEPEDRRRGIEAGAADYFVKPLDLNKLILRIRQLIPSPEPEESERS; encoded by the coding sequence ATGGAGAAGCCCAGCACCGAGAATCCCAGAATCATCATCGTCGATGACGACCGCGACACGCGGGAGCTGCTCTCGATGGCGCTCGAAGTGGAAGGCTTCGATGTGTCGAGCGCGGCCAACGGCCTGAGGTTGATCTCCTCGCTGCAGCTGCGGCGCCCGCACCTCATCCTCCTGGACGTGAACATGTCCTGGATCGACGGGTTCGAGCTGTGCAAGGCGGTGAAGAAGAACGAGAGCTTCCGGGACATCCCCGTCGTCTTCATCAGCGGGCGGGGCGAGCCGGAGGACCGGCGGCGGGGCATCGAGGCGGGGGCCGCCGACTACTTCGTCAAACCCCTGGACCTCAACAAGCTCATCCTGCGCATCCGTCAGCTGATACCGTCCCCCGAGCCCGAGGAGAGTGAACGTTCATGA
- the araG gene encoding L-arabinose ABC transporter ATP-binding protein AraG, translated as MAPFLEFTNITKSFPGVRALKELSFSVPSGRVIGLLGENGAGKSTLIKILGGDYTPDTGELRIGGKAHRFSSTRDSIAAGVTVVHQELQLVPELTVAENLMLGRFPSRFGVVRYGELFAKVGAVLREAGIEVDPRAKVADLSLGTRQMVEIAKAAIFDASVIALDEPTSSLSAHESEVLFRLVNRLRAAGKVILYVSHRLDEIFRLCDGCVVLRDGRLVAQHDTLEGLTRETLVREMVGREIQDIWGWRPRTPGAVRLSVSGLEGSRLTAPTGFEVRAGEILGLFGLVGAGRSELARLLYGADPRAAGEVRIDGVPVRIHHPRQAVRAGLVLCPEDRKADGILQGQSVEANIAISSRRHFSPFGILNTRREGEMADRFIQRLGVRTPSREQAIENLSGGNQQKVILSRWLSEQGIKVFIVDEPTRGIDVGAKSEIYEVLYGLAEQGIALIVISSELPEVMGISDRIAVMCGGRIAAEFQRPGFSEEKILAAALPDRTAA; from the coding sequence ATGGCACCGTTTCTCGAGTTCACGAACATCACCAAGAGCTTCCCCGGCGTCCGGGCCCTCAAGGAGCTGAGCTTCTCGGTGCCGTCCGGGCGGGTCATCGGCCTGCTGGGCGAGAACGGTGCGGGCAAGTCCACGCTCATCAAGATTCTCGGGGGGGATTACACCCCCGACACGGGGGAGCTGCGCATCGGGGGAAAGGCCCACCGCTTTTCCTCCACGCGCGATTCGATTGCCGCGGGGGTGACGGTCGTCCACCAGGAGCTCCAGCTCGTGCCGGAGCTGACGGTGGCCGAGAACCTCATGCTGGGCCGCTTCCCGTCCCGGTTCGGGGTCGTCCGCTACGGGGAGCTGTTCGCCAAGGTCGGCGCGGTGCTGCGCGAGGCGGGCATCGAGGTGGACCCCCGGGCCAAGGTCGCTGACCTGTCCCTGGGCACCCGGCAGATGGTGGAGATCGCCAAGGCGGCCATCTTCGACGCCTCGGTCATCGCCCTGGATGAGCCCACCTCCTCGCTCTCCGCGCACGAGAGCGAGGTGCTCTTCCGGCTGGTGAACCGGCTGCGCGCGGCCGGCAAGGTCATCCTCTATGTCTCGCACCGGCTGGATGAGATCTTCCGCCTGTGTGATGGCTGCGTCGTGCTGCGGGATGGCCGGCTCGTGGCCCAGCACGACACCCTGGAGGGGCTGACGCGCGAGACGCTGGTGCGCGAGATGGTGGGCCGCGAGATTCAGGACATCTGGGGCTGGCGGCCCCGGACGCCGGGCGCGGTGCGGCTCTCCGTGTCGGGGCTGGAGGGCTCGCGCCTGACGGCCCCCACGGGCTTCGAGGTGCGCGCCGGGGAGATTCTGGGCCTCTTCGGGCTGGTGGGCGCGGGCCGCAGTGAGCTGGCGCGGCTGCTGTATGGCGCGGACCCGCGCGCCGCGGGAGAGGTGCGCATCGACGGGGTTCCGGTGCGGATCCACCACCCCCGGCAGGCGGTGCGCGCGGGCCTGGTGCTGTGCCCGGAGGACCGCAAGGCTGACGGCATCCTCCAGGGGCAGTCGGTGGAGGCGAACATCGCCATCTCCTCGCGCCGCCACTTCTCGCCCTTCGGCATCCTGAATACGCGAAGGGAAGGGGAGATGGCCGATCGCTTCATCCAGCGGCTCGGGGTGCGCACGCCCTCGCGCGAGCAGGCCATCGAGAACCTGTCGGGCGGCAACCAGCAGAAGGTCATCCTGTCACGCTGGCTGTCCGAGCAGGGCATCAAGGTCTTCATCGTGGATGAGCCCACGCGCGGCATCGACGTGGGGGCCAAGAGTGAAATCTACGAGGTGCTCTACGGCCTGGCGGAGCAGGGCATCGCGCTCATCGTCATCTCCAGCGAGCTGCCCGAGGTGATGGGCATCAGCGACCGCATCGCGGTGATGTGCGGCGGCCGCATCGCTGCGGAGTTTCAACGCCCCGGCTTCTCCGAGGAGAAGATCCTGGCGGCAGCGCTGCCTGACCGGACGGCGGCTTGA
- the araH gene encoding L-arabinose ABC transporter permease AraH, producing the protein MDRLKRAVLGEQGLVILFLLALGIVCLTVPSFMTQRNILGLLQSVVTIGIVACTMMLCLASRDFDLSVGSTVAFAGMVAVMVSNSTENLFLGILAALAAGVVVGAINGVVIAKLRINALITTLATMQIVRGSALIASDGRAVGVDDEAYFNIALTAPLGIPVPVLVMVLCFGLFGFVLNRTVFGRNTLAIGGNPDASRLAGVNVGTIRIWIFTLQGLLCAVAGILLSSRITSGQPNAAQGLELSVISACVLGGVSLAGGRAAISGVLVGVLIMGIAENVMNLMNIQAFYQYVVRGVILLLAVLLDNLRTRATGRRL; encoded by the coding sequence ATGGATCGCTTGAAAAGGGCCGTGCTCGGAGAGCAGGGGCTCGTCATCCTGTTCCTGCTGGCCCTCGGCATCGTGTGCCTCACCGTGCCCAGCTTCATGACGCAGCGGAACATCCTCGGCCTGCTCCAGTCCGTGGTGACCATTGGCATCGTCGCCTGCACGATGATGCTGTGTCTGGCCTCGCGGGACTTCGACCTGTCCGTGGGCTCCACGGTGGCCTTCGCCGGCATGGTCGCGGTGATGGTGTCCAACAGCACCGAGAACCTGTTCCTGGGCATCCTGGCGGCCCTGGCCGCCGGCGTCGTGGTGGGCGCTATCAACGGCGTGGTGATCGCCAAGCTGCGCATCAATGCCCTCATCACCACGTTGGCCACGATGCAGATCGTCCGCGGCTCGGCGTTGATTGCCTCCGATGGCCGCGCGGTGGGCGTGGACGATGAGGCTTACTTCAACATCGCGCTGACGGCGCCGCTGGGCATCCCCGTGCCGGTACTCGTCATGGTGCTCTGCTTCGGCCTCTTCGGTTTCGTGCTCAACCGCACCGTGTTCGGGCGCAACACGCTGGCCATTGGTGGCAACCCGGATGCCTCGCGCCTCGCGGGCGTCAACGTGGGCACCATCCGCATCTGGATCTTCACGCTCCAGGGGCTGCTGTGCGCGGTGGCGGGGATTCTGCTGTCCTCGCGCATCACCAGTGGCCAGCCGAACGCGGCTCAGGGGCTGGAGCTGTCGGTCATCTCCGCCTGCGTCTTGGGCGGCGTATCCCTGGCGGGCGGGCGCGCGGCGATCTCCGGCGTGCTGGTGGGCGTGCTCATCATGGGCATCGCGGAGAACGTGATGAACCTGATGAACATCCAAGCCTTCTACCAGTACGTGGTGCGCGGGGTGATTCTCCTGCTCGCCGTGCTGCTCGACAACCTGCGCACCCGCGCCACGGGCCGACGGCTCTAA
- a CDS encoding 1-deoxy-D-xylulose-5-phosphate synthase produces the protein MTGLLPRILSPADVRSLPESGLPQLCEELREEIITVCGRVGGHLGASLGAVELVVALHRVFHSPQDALLFDVGHQAYAHKLLTGRRERMGTLRQAGGIAPFLDPRESPLDALAAGHSCTAVSAALGMLQGRRQLGRAGHVVAVLGDGALTGGLSFEGLNNAGGSHLPLVVLLNDNQMSISANVGAIPALLRTRQARAFFEALGFTYLGPVDGHDLGALLPVLREARQSSRPVVVHAMTQKGRGFPPAEADTQTRGHAMGPYEWRDGKLVRSRGGQRTFSEAFAAALDDAMAVDPRVVVVTPAMLEGSALVGLKARYPDRVHDVGIAEQHAVTFCAGLAAAGARPVCAIYSTFLQRAFDQVVHDVCLPGLPVVFAVDRAGLVGADGATHQGTYDVSSLRALPGLSLMAPVVGEDVAPMLATALAATGPSVIRFPRGTLPALPPELHAAGTGSVQGARWLRRAEAPRLTLVALGPLALAALEAAQGEPGWSVLDARWVSPLDAPALREAAACGHVVVVEEGTIRGGLGSAVLELYAAQGLSPRVRLMGLPDAFVPHGDARTQRSELGLDAAGMRQAGRALLEMGR, from the coding sequence GTGACGGGGCTCCTCCCGCGAATTCTCTCGCCCGCGGACGTCCGGAGCCTTCCCGAGTCCGGCCTGCCGCAACTGTGCGAGGAGCTCCGGGAGGAGATCATCACCGTGTGTGGCCGCGTGGGCGGCCACCTCGGGGCCTCCCTGGGGGCCGTGGAGCTGGTGGTGGCCCTGCACCGGGTGTTCCACTCCCCCCAGGACGCACTGCTCTTCGATGTGGGGCACCAGGCCTATGCGCACAAGCTGCTCACGGGGCGGCGCGAGCGCATGGGCACGCTCCGGCAGGCCGGTGGCATCGCGCCCTTCCTGGATCCGCGCGAGAGCCCCCTGGACGCGCTCGCCGCGGGCCACTCCTGCACCGCCGTCTCCGCCGCGCTCGGCATGCTCCAGGGCCGGCGCCAGCTGGGCCGCGCCGGGCACGTGGTGGCCGTGCTGGGCGACGGGGCGCTCACCGGAGGGCTGTCCTTCGAGGGGCTGAACAACGCGGGCGGCTCGCACCTGCCGCTGGTGGTGCTGCTCAACGACAACCAGATGTCCATCTCGGCCAACGTGGGCGCCATTCCGGCGCTCCTGCGCACCCGGCAGGCCCGCGCCTTCTTCGAGGCCCTGGGCTTCACCTACCTGGGGCCGGTGGATGGGCATGACCTGGGGGCGCTGCTGCCGGTGCTGCGCGAGGCGCGCCAGTCCTCCCGGCCGGTGGTGGTGCACGCGATGACCCAGAAGGGCCGCGGCTTTCCCCCCGCGGAGGCGGACACGCAGACGCGCGGCCACGCCATGGGGCCCTATGAGTGGCGGGATGGGAAGCTCGTGCGCTCGCGCGGTGGCCAGCGCACCTTCAGCGAGGCCTTCGCCGCCGCCCTGGACGACGCCATGGCCGTGGACCCCCGCGTGGTGGTGGTGACGCCCGCCATGCTGGAGGGCTCCGCGCTGGTGGGGCTGAAGGCCCGCTATCCGGACCGCGTGCACGACGTGGGCATCGCCGAGCAGCACGCCGTCACCTTCTGCGCGGGGCTCGCGGCGGCGGGGGCCCGGCCCGTGTGCGCCATCTACTCCACCTTCCTTCAGCGCGCGTTCGACCAGGTGGTCCACGACGTGTGCCTGCCCGGGCTGCCCGTGGTCTTCGCGGTGGACCGGGCGGGGCTCGTGGGGGCGGACGGCGCCACGCACCAGGGGACGTACGACGTCTCGTCCCTCCGGGCGCTGCCCGGGCTGTCCTTGATGGCCCCGGTGGTGGGAGAGGACGTGGCGCCCATGCTGGCCACCGCGCTCGCGGCGACCGGGCCCAGCGTCATCCGCTTTCCCCGGGGCACCTTGCCCGCGCTGCCGCCGGAGCTGCACGCGGCCGGGACGGGCTCCGTGCAGGGGGCCCGCTGGTTGCGCCGGGCCGAGGCGCCGCGGCTCACGCTGGTGGCCCTGGGGCCGCTGGCCCTGGCCGCGCTGGAGGCCGCTCAAGGCGAGCCCGGCTGGAGCGTGCTGGATGCGCGCTGGGTGAGCCCGCTGGATGCGCCCGCCCTGCGGGAGGCCGCGGCGTGCGGGCACGTGGTGGTGGTGGAGGAGGGGACGATTCGCGGCGGGCTGGGCAGCGCGGTGCTGGAGCTCTACGCCGCGCAGGGGCTTTCCCCGCGCGTGCGGCTGATGGGCCTGCCCGATGCCTTTGTCCCGCATGGGGACGCGCGGACACAGCGCTCGGAGCTGGGGCTGGATGCCGCGGGGATGCGGCAGGCCGGGAGGGCCCTGCTGGAGATGGGACGATGA
- a CDS encoding TlyA family RNA methyltransferase: MKPRKERLDVLVVERGLAESRTKAQALILAGQVVVGDQRVDKPGALVPVEAEMRLKGEVLPYVSRGGLKLKAAIDRFGLDVRGKVGADIGASTGGFTDCLLQEGAVRVHAIDVGYGQLHEKLRTDARVRSRERVNARYLTAEDLPEKAGVIVIDVSFISLTQVLPSVLPFLEKGGLLVALVKPQFEVGRENIGKGGVVRDTEARQSSIDAVVAFAREQGLTVRGLMDCPVPGPAGNVEALLVAHRD; the protein is encoded by the coding sequence ATGAAGCCTCGCAAGGAGCGCCTGGACGTGCTGGTGGTGGAGCGGGGGCTGGCCGAGTCCCGCACGAAGGCGCAGGCGCTCATCCTCGCCGGCCAGGTGGTGGTGGGCGACCAGCGCGTGGACAAGCCCGGGGCGCTGGTACCCGTGGAGGCCGAGATGCGCCTCAAGGGCGAGGTGCTGCCCTACGTCTCGCGCGGTGGCCTCAAGCTCAAGGCGGCCATCGACCGCTTCGGGCTGGACGTGCGCGGCAAGGTGGGCGCGGACATTGGCGCCAGCACCGGCGGCTTCACCGACTGCCTGCTCCAAGAAGGGGCCGTGCGCGTGCACGCCATCGACGTGGGGTACGGCCAGCTCCACGAGAAGCTGCGGACCGATGCGCGGGTGCGCTCGCGCGAGCGCGTCAACGCGCGCTACCTCACCGCCGAGGATCTGCCCGAGAAGGCGGGCGTCATCGTCATCGACGTGAGCTTCATCTCGCTCACGCAGGTGCTGCCCTCCGTGCTGCCGTTCCTGGAGAAGGGCGGGTTGCTCGTGGCCCTGGTGAAGCCTCAGTTCGAGGTGGGGCGGGAGAACATCGGCAAGGGCGGCGTGGTGCGGGACACCGAAGCCCGCCAGTCCTCCATCGACGCGGTGGTGGCCTTTGCCCGGGAGCAGGGGCTCACGGTGCGCGGGCTGATGGACTGTCCCGTGCCCGGGCCCGCGGGCAACGTGGAAGCGCTCCTCGTCGCGCACCGCGATTGA
- a CDS encoding arabinose ABC transporter substrate-binding protein, which translates to MSVLMVSAVSSAADVKIGFVVKQPEEPWFQDEWKFADVAAKEKGFTLVKIGAEDGEKALSAIDNLGAQGAQGVIICTPDVKLGPGLVARATSNQLKLMTVDDRLVNSKGKPLENVPHMGISATKIGEAVGQAIVEQIKARGWNMKDVGAIRVSYDQLPTAKDRVEGAIAVLKQNGFVASNIFDAPQSKTDTEAALNAASVVLNKNAGLKKWVAFGLNDEAVLGAVRASEAAGLKAADMVAVGIGGSDSAINEFKKPSPTGFYGSIIISPKRHGYETALNMYNWVTTNKEPEKLILTSGKLATRESYQAVRKELGLQ; encoded by the coding sequence ATGTCCGTGCTCATGGTGTCGGCGGTTTCCTCGGCGGCCGATGTCAAGATTGGCTTCGTCGTCAAACAGCCCGAGGAGCCCTGGTTCCAGGACGAGTGGAAGTTCGCGGATGTGGCCGCGAAGGAGAAGGGCTTCACCCTGGTGAAGATTGGCGCCGAGGACGGTGAGAAGGCGCTGTCCGCCATCGACAACCTGGGGGCGCAGGGCGCTCAGGGCGTCATCATCTGCACGCCGGACGTGAAGCTGGGGCCGGGCCTGGTGGCGCGCGCCACCTCCAACCAGCTCAAGCTGATGACGGTGGATGACCGGCTGGTGAACAGCAAGGGCAAGCCGCTGGAGAACGTGCCGCACATGGGCATCTCCGCCACCAAGATTGGCGAGGCGGTGGGGCAGGCCATCGTGGAGCAGATCAAAGCGCGCGGCTGGAACATGAAGGACGTGGGCGCCATCCGCGTCTCGTATGATCAGCTTCCCACCGCGAAGGACCGCGTCGAGGGCGCCATCGCCGTGCTGAAGCAGAACGGGTTCGTGGCCTCGAACATCTTCGATGCGCCCCAGAGCAAGACCGACACCGAGGCGGCGCTCAATGCCGCCAGCGTGGTGCTCAACAAGAACGCCGGCCTCAAGAAGTGGGTGGCCTTCGGCCTCAATGACGAGGCGGTGCTCGGCGCCGTCCGGGCCTCCGAGGCCGCGGGCCTGAAGGCCGCGGACATGGTCGCCGTGGGCATCGGCGGCTCGGACTCGGCCATCAACGAGTTCAAGAAGCCGAGCCCCACGGGCTTCTACGGCAGCATCATCATCTCGCCCAAGCGCCACGGCTACGAGACGGCCCTCAACATGTACAACTGGGTGACGACGAACAAGGAGCCGGAGAAGCTCATCCTCACCTCCGGCAAGCTCGCCACCCGCGAGTCCTATCAGGCGGTGCGCAAGGAGCTGGGCCTCCAGTAA